A genomic stretch from Pontivivens ytuae includes:
- a CDS encoding autotransporter assembly complex protein TamA produces MKLLFLTLSIGAGLALLSGCNRDDVGFAVPDAAERVEYEVRLTGFPDEESEALAEDTLELYRRQDDGAASPAFLRRRADNDLPTVETILQAEGYYTAEVRREVSGGNGEPLVVEVIVEPGEPFTLTDHTFELRNLSGTPPRLDPEELGSPIGARSEAVPIIEAEDAAIAALRRAGYAYARFEDREAVADPRDNTIEVTSIIDAGRPYTFGEVTFEGLRRVDEEYLRTYIEWEENETFNLATLRDFQQDLVRTRLFDTVIAEPPEEAPENGNALPIMVEVTERKRRTLSVGLRFDTEIGPTTEASIENRNLFGRNETVRFEVRLGAEERAVALNFRVPQVGRDGQNLVFGTEYQDRDEEAFEGETFTANIGLERELNDEWRAGLGLAYELSDVTESDEDQDIEIYGIPAFVDYDNTEDLLDPRSGFRARLEAAPFYGTVNGEGTSFLRVDSRASAYFPLTEDQRFVLATRARVASIGSDDVFDVPVTRRIFAGGGGSVRAFGTDTLGPEDDDGDARGGLSAIELGAEVRFPIRGNVGGVAFIEAGEVTDEVLPKLSDGLRYGVGTGIRYFSPIGPVRADIAFPLDREDNEDAFQFYLAIGQAF; encoded by the coding sequence GTGAAACTCCTTTTCCTTACGTTGTCCATCGGTGCCGGCCTCGCCCTCCTCTCCGGTTGCAACCGGGACGACGTGGGCTTTGCCGTGCCCGACGCGGCGGAGCGGGTGGAGTACGAGGTGCGCCTCACGGGCTTTCCCGACGAGGAGAGCGAGGCGCTGGCCGAGGACACGCTGGAGCTTTATCGCAGGCAGGATGATGGCGCCGCCTCCCCCGCCTTCCTGCGCCGCCGCGCCGACAACGATCTGCCGACGGTCGAGACCATCCTGCAGGCCGAGGGCTACTACACCGCCGAGGTCCGGCGCGAGGTGAGCGGCGGCAATGGCGAGCCGCTGGTCGTCGAAGTCATCGTCGAGCCCGGCGAGCCCTTCACCCTCACCGATCACACCTTCGAGCTGCGCAACCTCAGCGGCACCCCGCCCCGCCTCGATCCTGAAGAACTCGGCAGCCCCATTGGTGCGCGGTCCGAGGCCGTTCCGATCATCGAGGCAGAGGACGCCGCCATCGCCGCCCTGCGCCGCGCCGGCTACGCCTATGCCCGGTTCGAGGATCGTGAGGCCGTCGCCGACCCGCGCGACAACACGATCGAGGTGACCTCCATCATCGACGCGGGCCGCCCCTACACTTTCGGCGAGGTCACCTTCGAGGGGCTGCGCCGCGTCGATGAGGAGTACCTGCGCACCTATATCGAGTGGGAGGAGAACGAGACCTTCAACCTCGCCACCCTGCGCGATTTCCAGCAGGACCTCGTGCGCACCCGTCTCTTCGACACCGTCATCGCCGAACCGCCCGAGGAAGCGCCGGAGAACGGCAACGCCCTGCCCATCATGGTCGAGGTGACGGAGCGCAAGCGGCGCACCCTCTCCGTCGGCCTGCGCTTCGATACGGAGATCGGGCCGACCACCGAGGCCTCCATCGAGAACCGCAACCTCTTCGGCCGGAACGAGACCGTGCGCTTCGAGGTCCGCCTCGGTGCCGAGGAGCGGGCCGTGGCCCTGAACTTCCGCGTGCCGCAGGTGGGCCGCGACGGGCAGAACCTCGTCTTCGGGACCGAGTACCAGGACCGCGACGAGGAGGCGTTCGAGGGGGAGACCTTCACCGCCAATATCGGCCTCGAGCGCGAGCTCAACGACGAGTGGCGCGCGGGCCTCGGCCTCGCCTACGAGCTCTCGGACGTGACCGAGAGCGACGAGGATCAGGACATTGAGATCTACGGCATCCCTGCCTTCGTCGACTACGACAACACCGAGGACCTGCTCGACCCCCGCTCCGGCTTCCGCGCCCGGCTGGAGGCGGCCCCTTTCTACGGCACGGTGAACGGCGAGGGGACGAGCTTCCTGCGGGTGGACAGCCGCGCCTCGGCCTATTTTCCGCTGACCGAGGATCAGCGCTTCGTGCTCGCCACCCGCGCCCGCGTCGCCTCGATCGGGTCGGACGACGTGTTCGATGTGCCGGTCACCCGCCGGATCTTCGCGGGCGGCGGCGGCTCGGTCCGCGCCTTCGGCACCGATACGCTGGGGCCGGAGGACGATGACGGCGACGCGCGCGGCGGCCTCTCGGCCATCGAGCTCGGCGCGGAGGTTCGCTTCCCGATCCGCGGCAATGTCGGTGGCGTCGCGTTCATCGAGGCGGGCGAGGTCACCGACGAGGTGCTGCCCAAGCTCAGCGACGGCCTGCGCTACGGCGTGGGCACCGGCATTCGCTACTTCTCCCCCATCGGGCCTGTCCGCGCCGATATCGCCTTCCCGCTGGATCGGGAGGACAACGAGGACGCCTTCCAGTTCTACCTCGCGATCGGGCAGGCCTTCTGA
- a CDS encoding response regulator, which translates to MGDVLPELRRFARALCGSQAAGDAYAAATLEAILADPDEFGATPDPKRTLFEIFGSIWRSSGRSIDGIGEEGSAREAVMQERLSALTPQAREAVMQERLSALTPQAREAVLLRLLEDFSFGDIARIMKISTVEAEELVDIGMTELESEQRSRVLIIEDEPLIALDLSNIVEGLGHDVISIARTRNEAVEAVKDLRPDLILADVRLADGSSGIDAVDDILGAAQDDIPVIFITAYPQRLLTGERREPAFVITKPFDERKLRVLIDQALFFRMLPAPSA; encoded by the coding sequence TTGGGAGATGTCCTCCCCGAACTTCGGCGGTTCGCTCGCGCGCTGTGCGGATCACAGGCGGCCGGCGATGCCTATGCCGCGGCAACCCTGGAGGCCATTCTCGCGGATCCCGATGAATTCGGTGCCACGCCCGATCCCAAGCGGACCCTGTTCGAGATCTTCGGCAGCATCTGGCGCTCCTCCGGCCGCTCGATCGACGGTATCGGAGAGGAGGGCTCCGCGCGCGAGGCCGTGATGCAGGAGCGTCTGTCCGCTCTCACTCCGCAGGCGCGCGAGGCCGTGATGCAGGAGCGCCTGTCCGCCCTCACCCCCCAGGCGCGCGAGGCGGTTCTGCTGCGCCTCCTGGAGGATTTCAGCTTCGGCGACATCGCCCGCATCATGAAGATCTCCACCGTCGAGGCTGAGGAACTCGTCGATATCGGCATGACCGAACTCGAGAGCGAGCAGCGCTCCCGCGTGCTGATCATCGAGGACGAGCCGCTGATCGCGCTGGACCTGTCCAATATCGTCGAGGGGCTGGGCCACGACGTGATCTCGATCGCGCGCACCCGGAACGAGGCCGTGGAAGCGGTGAAGGATCTGCGCCCCGACCTGATTCTCGCCGACGTGCGGCTGGCCGACGGCTCCTCGGGGATCGACGCGGTGGACGACATTCTCGGCGCCGCGCAGGACGACATTCCCGTCATCTTCATCACCGCTTATCCGCAGCGCCTTCTGACCGGCGAGCGGCGCGAGCCGGCCTTCGTCATTACCAAGCCCTTCGACGAGCGGAAGCTGCGGGTGCTGATCGATCAGGCGCTCTTCTTCCGCATGCTCCCGGCGCCGAGCGCCTGA
- a CDS encoding NepR family anti-sigma factor encodes MSEDEKEKVTSTSEKRIESHLKQVYEQSMQEPMSDKLAELVAQLRKEGAKADG; translated from the coding sequence ATGAGCGAAGACGAAAAGGAAAAGGTGACATCGACATCCGAAAAGCGGATCGAGAGCCACCTCAAGCAGGTCTACGAGCAGAGCATGCAGGAGCCGATGTCGGACAAGCTTGCCGAGCTCGTGGCGCAACTTCGCAAAGAGGGTGCCAAGGCCGATGGCTGA
- a CDS encoding sigma-70 family RNA polymerase sigma factor produces the protein MADPTFEELVVGLVPDLRAFGRSLTRDHARADDLVQDTIVKALSNRDKFQEGSNMRAWLFTILRNTFYSSKRKQKWEVEDVDGAYTEGLRQKPQQDGIMDLSDFRRAFDTLPPDQREALMLVGAAGMSYEEASVICECAIGTVKSRVNRARSRLTEILGLKEDEVGATDSRTLAAMVENSN, from the coding sequence ATGGCTGATCCCACATTCGAGGAACTGGTGGTCGGGCTGGTCCCGGACCTTCGCGCATTCGGCCGGTCGCTGACGCGGGACCACGCCCGCGCCGATGACCTCGTCCAGGACACGATCGTGAAGGCCCTGTCGAACCGCGACAAGTTCCAGGAGGGCTCGAACATGCGGGCCTGGCTCTTCACCATCCTGCGCAACACGTTCTACTCCTCCAAGCGCAAGCAGAAGTGGGAGGTCGAGGACGTCGACGGTGCTTATACCGAGGGCCTGCGGCAGAAACCGCAGCAGGACGGCATCATGGATCTCAGCGATTTCCGCCGCGCGTTCGACACGCTGCCGCCCGATCAGCGCGAGGCGCTTATGCTGGTGGGTGCCGCCGGCATGTCCTACGAGGAAGCCTCCGTCATCTGCGAATGCGCCATCGGCACGGTGAAAAGCCGGGTGAACCGCGCCCGCTCCCGCCTGACCGAGATCCTGGGTCTGAAAGAGGACGAAGTCGGCGCAACAGACAGCCGCACCCTTGCCGCGATGGTCGAGAACTCCAACTGA
- a CDS encoding entericidin A/B family lipoprotein — protein sequence MSRSIRAVTALTLVGLFLAACNTVAGVGRDIEAGGEAITGTAEDAAQ from the coding sequence ATGTCCCGTTCGATCCGTGCCGTCACGGCCCTGACCCTCGTCGGTCTGTTCCTCGCGGCCTGCAACACCGTGGCCGGTGTCGGCCGTGATATCGAAGCCGGTGGCGAAGCCATCACCGGGACGGCCGAAGACGCCGCCCAGTAA
- a CDS encoding amidoligase family protein has product MPYASLPVARTADGSIRGVGLEFEFIGPDVGRTVSALREALGGEAEGGPHSQYLRDSSIGDIKVLLDMGFVQREGPDPDLQRVVGEIGGVLVPVEIVLPPLPHDELDQIDPALEALRAAGAQGTSGAALYAFGMHINTEVVSLEIADIYPVLRAFALIEDGIRDSHPIDLGRWMLPFVDPYPRGFIDAMARGEGRNNPDDLIDVYTQHNATRNRGLDMLPILRAIDAERVQARLPAGEKGGTRPTFHYRLPDCRIDEPGWSPAVEWNVWTTVERIASDAALIDALAQGWLAHRARWTTLRTDWPPRIDAILREGGYAELKEMMAA; this is encoded by the coding sequence GTGCCCTACGCTTCGCTGCCGGTCGCCCGCACCGCGGACGGATCCATCCGGGGCGTAGGGCTCGAATTCGAATTCATCGGTCCCGATGTCGGCCGCACCGTCTCCGCCCTTCGTGAGGCATTGGGCGGCGAGGCGGAGGGCGGTCCCCACAGCCAGTATCTCCGCGACAGCTCGATCGGCGACATCAAGGTCCTGCTCGACATGGGCTTCGTCCAGCGCGAGGGGCCGGATCCCGACCTGCAACGGGTGGTTGGTGAGATCGGGGGCGTGCTCGTCCCGGTCGAGATCGTGCTGCCGCCCCTGCCCCATGACGAGCTCGACCAGATCGATCCGGCGCTCGAGGCTCTGCGCGCAGCCGGAGCGCAGGGGACCAGCGGCGCAGCACTCTACGCCTTCGGGATGCACATCAACACCGAGGTCGTCTCGCTCGAGATCGCCGACATCTACCCGGTGCTCCGCGCCTTCGCGCTGATCGAGGACGGGATCCGCGACAGCCACCCCATCGACCTCGGCCGTTGGATGCTGCCCTTCGTCGATCCCTATCCGCGCGGTTTCATCGACGCGATGGCGCGGGGGGAGGGGCGGAACAACCCGGACGATCTCATCGACGTCTACACACAGCATAACGCGACGCGGAACCGGGGCCTCGACATGCTGCCGATCCTGCGCGCGATCGATGCAGAGCGCGTGCAGGCGCGCCTCCCGGCCGGGGAGAAGGGGGGCACGCGGCCGACCTTCCACTACCGCCTGCCCGACTGCCGCATCGACGAGCCCGGCTGGTCCCCGGCGGTGGAGTGGAACGTCTGGACCACCGTGGAGCGCATCGCGTCCGACGCCGCGCTGATCGACGCACTCGCCCAGGGATGGCTGGCCCATCGCGCGCGCTGGACCACATTGCGCACCGACTGGCCGCCGCGCATCGACGCGATCCTGCGCGAGGGCGGCTACGCGGAGCTGAAGGAGATGATGGCGGCATGA
- a CDS encoding gamma-glutamyl-gamma-aminobutyrate hydrolase family protein, whose translation MTRPVIGVTTSARSGWRIFPLIALNVRLAGGRPIWWRVGAPADIHEVDGLIVGGGDDISADLYGGKLMAEARIDPERDALEYRLLVEADATGRPALGICRGSQMMNIALGGTLHQDIYETYKDAKRIWTVLPKKRVEVQDGTRLSEIAGADPMKVNALHTQSVDRLGRGLRVAACEASGIVQAVERAEGSFFLGCQWHPEHLWYARRQRAIFRALVEAARAFRDSRSQFEAVDELAATTPAGQPI comes from the coding sequence ATGACGCGACCGGTGATCGGCGTGACGACCTCGGCACGGTCGGGCTGGCGCATCTTTCCGCTGATCGCGCTCAACGTGCGGCTCGCGGGCGGGCGGCCCATCTGGTGGCGCGTCGGCGCGCCTGCGGACATCCACGAGGTCGACGGGCTGATCGTGGGCGGCGGCGACGACATCTCCGCCGATCTCTACGGCGGCAAGCTGATGGCCGAGGCCCGGATCGACCCGGAGCGCGACGCGCTGGAGTATCGCCTGCTGGTGGAGGCGGACGCGACGGGGCGGCCCGCACTTGGCATCTGCCGCGGCTCGCAGATGATGAACATCGCGCTCGGCGGCACGCTGCACCAGGACATCTACGAAACCTACAAGGATGCGAAGCGGATCTGGACGGTGCTGCCGAAGAAGCGGGTCGAGGTGCAGGACGGCACCCGTTTGTCGGAGATCGCGGGGGCCGATCCGATGAAGGTGAACGCGCTGCACACCCAGTCCGTCGACCGGCTCGGCCGGGGCCTGCGCGTGGCGGCCTGCGAGGCGTCGGGCATCGTGCAGGCGGTGGAGCGGGCGGAGGGCAGCTTCTTCCTCGGCTGCCAGTGGCATCCGGAGCATCTCTGGTACGCGCGGCGGCAGCGGGCAATCTTCCGCGCCCTGGTGGAGGCCGCGCGGGCGTTCCGCGACAGCCGCTCCCAGTTCGAGGCCGTGGACGAGCTGGCCGCGACCACGCCGGCAGGGCAGCCGATCTGA